A genomic window from Sporosarcina sp. Marseille-Q4063 includes:
- a CDS encoding type 1 glutamine amidotransferase domain-containing protein yields MAKIATLITNEFEDSEFTVPKKAFEDAGHEVVTIEKESGVEITGKKGESLTVDQGIDDVKPEDFDALLLPGGFSPDILRADDRFVEFTKAFMDDKKPVFAICHGPQLLISAKSLEGRHATGYKSIKVDMEYAGVNYLDQEVVVCQDQLVTSRTPDDMPAFNRESLKLLEK; encoded by the coding sequence ATGGCTAAAATCGCAACACTAATCACAAATGAATTTGAAGACTCGGAGTTTACAGTACCGAAAAAAGCATTTGAAGACGCTGGACATGAAGTTGTAACGATTGAAAAAGAATCAGGCGTGGAAATCACGGGTAAAAAAGGAGAATCGCTCACAGTGGATCAAGGCATCGATGACGTGAAACCTGAGGATTTCGATGCGTTACTTTTACCTGGCGGATTTTCACCGGACATCTTACGTGCAGATGATCGCTTCGTAGAATTTACAAAGGCATTTATGGATGACAAAAAACCTGTATTCGCAATTTGCCATGGACCTCAACTATTAATCTCGGCTAAATCGCTTGAAGGAAGACATGCAACAGGATACAAATCCATTAAAGTCGATATGGAATACGCGGGTGTCAACTACTTAGATCAAGAAGTAGTTGTTTGCCAAGACCAACTCGTGACAAGCCGAACGCCAGATGATATGCCTGCATTCAATCGCGAATCACTAAAATTACTAGAAAAATAA
- a CDS encoding DNA-3-methyladenine glycosylase has product MYTPVDKSFFESPGLELAKQLLGQYIVHEQPSGLLVGRIVETEAYQGPEDQAAHSFNNRRTKRTEIMFGSPGLVYTYQMHTHTLINVVAGPVGTPHAILIRAVEPVLGHEVMRKNRGEHMKEIDWTNGPGKLTKAMNISMDYYGHHWSHEPLFIAEGKNVEEIVAGPRVGIGNSGEAVHYPWRFYDKDSPYVSKYR; this is encoded by the coding sequence ATGTATACACCAGTCGATAAATCATTTTTCGAATCACCCGGATTAGAACTTGCGAAACAATTATTAGGACAATATATCGTTCACGAACAACCTTCAGGCCTATTAGTCGGAAGAATCGTTGAAACAGAAGCCTATCAAGGACCAGAAGATCAAGCTGCCCACAGTTTCAACAATCGAAGAACCAAAAGAACGGAAATCATGTTCGGAAGTCCGGGGCTCGTTTATACTTACCAAATGCATACCCATACACTTATTAATGTCGTTGCCGGCCCAGTCGGCACGCCGCACGCAATTCTTATCCGCGCGGTTGAACCGGTTCTCGGTCATGAAGTAATGCGTAAAAATCGCGGAGAGCATATGAAAGAAATCGATTGGACGAATGGTCCAGGTAAATTGACGAAAGCCATGAACATCTCCATGGACTATTACGGCCATCATTGGTCGCACGAACCGCTCTTCATTGCCGAAGGAAAGAATGTCGAGGAAATCGTAGCCGGTCCGAGAGTCGGAATCGGAAATTCCGGAGAAGCGGTCCATTATCCTTGGCGATTTTATGACAAGGACAGTCCGTACGTTTCGAAGTACCGCTAA
- a CDS encoding nucleotide pyrophosphohydrolase, whose amino-acid sequence MERLQKDIIQFTKARNWDGNHDARNLAISISLEASELLEHFQWQSAEEALATNKQEIAEEAADVFIYLLQFADLLGIDLKEEARKKIEKNEERFPV is encoded by the coding sequence ATGGAACGACTGCAAAAGGATATTATACAATTTACCAAGGCGCGCAACTGGGACGGAAATCACGATGCACGAAATCTCGCCATATCCATTTCACTCGAAGCCAGTGAATTACTCGAACATTTCCAGTGGCAATCAGCCGAAGAAGCGCTCGCGACTAATAAGCAAGAAATTGCTGAAGAAGCTGCAGACGTCTTTATTTATTTGTTGCAGTTTGCAGATTTGCTTGGGATTGATTTGAAAGAAGAAGCACGGAAGAAGATTGAGAAGAATGAGGAGCGGTTTCCTGTTTGA
- a CDS encoding glycine betaine ABC transporter substrate-binding protein: MKKSIGIIVLSLALLLSACGSKDEIVIGGKPWTEQFILPHILGLYIESETDYKVRYEDGLGEVAILTPAIQKGEIDLYVEYTGTGLKDVLKEESKAGESSESVFDRVKKGYEDKFEVTWLEPLGFENGYTLAYTKDKSYDSATYSELAKKSSKEDMVFGAPHAFYERKGDGYDDLVDAYPFSFSDAKSLDPNVMYEAVKNGDVDVIPAFTTDSRIQLFDLATTKDDLGFFPKYDAAPVVRQDTLKKFPELEKVLNNLAGKISEEDMLKMNSRVDLDKEKPQDVAREFLIEKGLIEE, translated from the coding sequence GTGAAGAAAAGCATTGGGATTATCGTTCTTTCACTAGCACTTTTACTTAGCGCGTGCGGTTCGAAAGATGAGATTGTGATCGGTGGAAAGCCGTGGACAGAGCAATTTATTTTACCGCATATATTAGGTCTTTATATTGAATCGGAAACGGATTACAAGGTGAGGTATGAAGATGGACTCGGTGAAGTCGCCATACTGACGCCTGCCATTCAAAAAGGCGAGATTGATTTATATGTCGAGTACACGGGGACAGGCCTTAAAGATGTATTAAAGGAAGAGTCGAAGGCCGGCGAGAGTTCTGAAAGCGTATTTGACCGTGTGAAAAAGGGTTACGAAGATAAGTTCGAAGTCACATGGTTGGAGCCGCTCGGGTTTGAAAACGGGTATACACTTGCCTACACGAAAGATAAATCCTATGATTCGGCCACTTATTCAGAGCTTGCGAAGAAATCTTCTAAAGAAGATATGGTATTCGGAGCGCCGCACGCCTTTTACGAGCGAAAAGGTGACGGGTATGATGATTTAGTCGATGCTTACCCATTTTCGTTTTCGGATGCCAAAAGTTTAGATCCGAATGTGATGTATGAAGCGGTGAAGAATGGCGATGTCGATGTGATTCCAGCTTTTACAACGGATAGCAGAATTCAGCTTTTCGACTTGGCAACGACAAAAGATGATTTAGGCTTTTTCCCGAAATACGACGCAGCACCTGTTGTTCGTCAAGACACGCTCAAAAAGTTCCCGGAGCTAGAAAAGGTTTTAAACAATCTGGCAGGGAAAATTTCAGAGGAAGATATGTTGAAAATGAATTCCCGTGTGGATTTGGATAAAGAAAAGCCGCAAGATGTAGCGAGGGAGTTTTTGATTGAAAAGGGATTGATTGAGGAATAA
- a CDS encoding ABC transporter permease, with protein sequence MSNFFETISSRSDLITEAFLQHIFLSFVALAIGILIALPAGILVARYRRFAEPIIGVTAVLQTIPSLALFGFLVPLIGIGSKTALIALVIYALLPIVRNTYAGLTGADESIIEAGRGMGMTPNQILKKIEMPIALPVIMAGIRTATVLTVGIATLATFVGAGGLGDVIYRGLQSYNNALVLAGALPVALLAIAFDLILKWVEKRVTPKGINNQ encoded by the coding sequence ATGAGTAATTTTTTTGAGACGATTAGCAGCCGTTCAGATTTAATAACGGAAGCATTTCTTCAACATATCTTTTTATCTTTTGTAGCGCTTGCTATCGGAATTCTAATCGCGCTTCCCGCTGGAATCTTGGTCGCCAGGTATCGCCGTTTTGCAGAGCCGATTATTGGCGTGACCGCTGTACTGCAAACAATACCAAGTCTCGCGTTATTCGGATTTTTAGTTCCGCTCATTGGAATAGGATCGAAAACAGCACTTATTGCACTCGTTATTTACGCATTATTACCGATTGTTCGCAATACATATGCCGGGCTGACAGGCGCCGATGAATCGATTATCGAAGCCGGTCGCGGAATGGGGATGACCCCAAATCAAATATTGAAAAAGATTGAAATGCCGATTGCATTGCCGGTCATTATGGCCGGGATTCGAACAGCTACTGTTTTGACTGTCGGAATTGCAACGCTTGCAACCTTTGTTGGAGCAGGCGGATTGGGGGATGTCATTTACAGAGGTCTTCAGTCGTATAACAACGCTTTAGTTCTTGCGGGGGCATTGCCTGTAGCACTCTTGGCAATCGCGTTCGATTTAATCTTGAAATGGGTGGAGAAAAGAGTAACACCAAAAGGTATCAACAACCAATAA
- a CDS encoding ABC transporter ATP-binding protein: MIRFDNVTKEFPDGTKALNGVTVTIPTHKLTAIIGPSGCGKTTLMRMINRLELPTSGEIFIDEQAVSERDEVELRRSIGYVIQRIGLIPHMTIEENIAMVPEMLGWEEGRISDRVDELLELVDLDSETYRSRYPFELSGGQQQRVGVSRALASDPNIILMDEPFSALDPISREQLQVELRKLQKQIRKTIVFVTHDMDEALEIADEIIIMREGQIEQMSSPDELIEHQATDFVRDFIGQNRIARRRDFGHRQLGEFTELLDETWAGDSLKVDSLITVQEAIDLLDNNSNRRLAIISQGMTLGYLGHHTLLKAAMKDREGELSV, translated from the coding sequence GTGATTCGATTCGACAACGTAACAAAAGAGTTTCCAGATGGAACGAAAGCTTTAAACGGAGTTACAGTAACAATCCCTACTCATAAATTAACCGCGATTATCGGTCCGAGCGGTTGTGGAAAAACGACGCTTATGCGGATGATCAATCGACTTGAACTCCCGACATCGGGCGAGATATTTATCGATGAACAGGCAGTCTCCGAAAGAGATGAAGTCGAACTACGCCGTTCAATCGGGTATGTGATTCAACGAATCGGCTTGATTCCGCATATGACAATTGAAGAAAACATTGCGATGGTTCCCGAGATGTTGGGATGGGAAGAAGGCCGGATTTCAGATAGGGTCGATGAATTACTGGAATTGGTCGATTTGGATTCGGAAACATATAGAAGTCGGTATCCCTTTGAATTATCTGGTGGCCAGCAACAGCGAGTCGGGGTAAGCCGCGCATTAGCAAGTGATCCTAATATTATTTTGATGGACGAGCCCTTTTCAGCGCTTGACCCAATTAGCCGAGAGCAACTTCAAGTTGAGTTGCGCAAACTCCAAAAACAAATTAGGAAAACGATTGTGTTTGTCACGCATGATATGGATGAAGCGTTAGAAATTGCCGATGAAATCATCATTATGCGAGAAGGTCAAATTGAACAGATGTCTTCACCAGATGAATTAATTGAACACCAGGCGACAGATTTTGTTCGTGATTTCATCGGTCAAAATCGAATTGCACGTAGACGCGATTTTGGGCATAGACAACTCGGGGAATTCACCGAGCTTTTGGATGAAACCTGGGCAGGCGATAGCTTGAAGGTCGACTCTCTGATAACGGTTCAGGAAGCAATTGATTTACTAGATAATAATTCGAATAGACGTCTTGCAATTATAAGTCAGGGCATGACATTGGGCTATCTCGGACACCATACGCTATTGAAGGCTGCCATGAAGGACCGGGAAGGGGAGCTTTCAGTATGA
- a CDS encoding uracil-DNA glycosylase: MFRIPESIAQLGKDRIEGFPVEGFIYGEGPRNPELMLIGEAPGEFELVDGIPFIGRAGKELMKSLDTIGLSREDVYITSAVRSRPYRWGTKRNRDGTLTERKYNRPPTQKEILAHAPVLDYELLTVKPKLIVTLGNVGLQRLLGRDSKVTELHGQLLERPVQYLKELDDTKFNWTSETHTIVPTFHPAAIFYRPSHRPTLDADWLEIGRLLSNISKV, from the coding sequence ATGTTCCGCATACCAGAGTCAATTGCACAACTTGGAAAAGACCGTATCGAAGGGTTTCCTGTAGAAGGTTTTATTTACGGCGAAGGCCCAAGAAATCCTGAACTGATGCTGATCGGCGAAGCACCCGGTGAGTTCGAACTCGTGGACGGCATTCCTTTTATTGGCCGTGCCGGAAAAGAATTGATGAAATCGCTGGATACAATCGGCTTATCGCGGGAAGATGTTTATATTACTAGTGCTGTGCGGAGTAGACCGTACAGATGGGGAACGAAAAGAAATCGTGATGGTACGTTAACGGAGCGGAAATACAATCGGCCTCCTACGCAAAAAGAAATTTTGGCACACGCGCCCGTTCTCGATTATGAATTATTGACCGTTAAACCGAAGTTAATCGTCACGCTAGGCAATGTCGGGTTGCAGCGTTTATTGGGAAGAGATTCGAAAGTCACCGAGTTGCACGGACAACTGTTAGAAAGACCAGTTCAATATTTGAAAGAACTCGATGACACAAAATTTAACTGGACGAGTGAAACCCATACCATCGTCCCGACTTTTCATCCGGCAGCCATCTTTTATCGACCTTCGCATCGGCCGACTTTAGATGCAGATTGGTTGGAAATCGGCCGACTACTTAGTAACATCTCAAAGGTATAA
- a CDS encoding MFS transporter, with protein sequence MNTGSRRILKQKKEISRNRLLGLAGTGWMFDAMDVGILSFVIAAIAVEWNLSSVEMGWIGSVNSIGMAVGAFGFGLLADRIGRKNVFMITLVLFSVASGLSALTMTLTAFLILRFFVGAGLGGELPVASTLVSESVDAKERGRVVVLLESFWAAGWLLAALIAYFVIPSFGWRVALIITALPAFYAIYLRRNLPDSPKYAREGKPKQSAGAKMKLLFSKKYAKRTVMLWIVWFMVVFSYYGMFLWLPSVMVMKGFSMIKSFGYVLLMTLAQLPGYFTAAWLIERVGRKFVLATYLLGTATSAYIFGNAETLGLLLVSGALLSFFNLGAWGALYAYSPEQYPTSIRATGSGMAAAIGRVGGIFGPLLVGSLLAAGYGFGFIFGIFCGAIVIGVLAVVFLGTETKQLELE encoded by the coding sequence ATGAACACGGGGAGTAGAAGAATTTTGAAGCAGAAAAAAGAAATATCACGTAATCGCTTGCTTGGGCTAGCAGGAACAGGATGGATGTTCGATGCAATGGATGTCGGAATCCTGTCATTTGTTATTGCGGCCATTGCTGTTGAATGGAATTTATCGTCTGTTGAAATGGGTTGGATCGGAAGCGTTAACTCCATCGGAATGGCAGTCGGTGCATTCGGATTCGGCTTATTAGCGGATCGAATTGGGCGGAAGAATGTCTTTATGATAACGCTTGTTTTATTCTCGGTCGCAAGCGGTTTGTCTGCGTTGACGATGACGCTAACTGCTTTTTTAATCTTACGTTTCTTTGTAGGGGCCGGCCTAGGCGGGGAACTGCCAGTGGCATCGACGCTTGTATCTGAAAGCGTTGATGCGAAAGAACGTGGACGAGTTGTCGTATTACTGGAAAGTTTTTGGGCGGCTGGATGGTTGCTTGCTGCATTAATTGCTTATTTTGTTATTCCTTCATTTGGCTGGAGAGTTGCCTTGATCATTACTGCGCTACCAGCATTTTATGCAATTTATCTACGCAGAAATTTACCGGATTCACCGAAGTATGCCAGGGAAGGTAAACCGAAGCAATCAGCCGGTGCAAAGATGAAGCTTTTATTTTCAAAAAAATATGCGAAGCGCACGGTGATGTTGTGGATTGTTTGGTTCATGGTCGTGTTCTCGTATTACGGCATGTTCCTTTGGTTGCCCAGTGTGATGGTGATGAAAGGCTTTAGTATGATTAAGAGCTTTGGGTATGTACTATTAATGACACTCGCGCAGCTGCCAGGTTATTTTACAGCGGCTTGGTTAATTGAACGAGTAGGCCGGAAATTCGTATTGGCAACGTATCTTCTTGGAACAGCAACAAGTGCTTACATATTTGGAAATGCGGAAACACTTGGCTTATTACTCGTTTCAGGTGCATTGTTGTCATTCTTTAATTTAGGCGCATGGGGCGCTTTATATGCTTATTCGCCTGAGCAATATCCGACATCCATTCGTGCAACAGGTTCAGGAATGGCCGCGGCGATCGGTCGAGTCGGCGGTATTTTCGGCCCGTTGCTCGTTGGATCTTTATTGGCGGCGGGATACGGTTTCGGCTTTATCTTCGGGATTTTCTGCGGAGCCATTGTTATCGGTGTCTTAGCAGTTGTTTTCTTGGGGACAGAGACGAAACAGTTGGAATTGGAATGA
- the zupT gene encoding zinc transporter ZupT: MDGSILFAFALTLFAGLATGIGSLLAFFTKRTNTKFLSVALGFSAGVMIYVSLVEIFVKAKVELVLELGTKNGYWMTLVGFFGGMLLIALIDHFIPAIGNPHDVKSVEEVNEGPTNDEYAKLKKMGMFTALAIAIHNFPEGIATFTSALQDPTLGIAIAIAVAIHNIPEGIAVAIPIYYATGNRKQAFKLSFLSGLAEPVGAVVAYLILMPYLNGVMFGVIFAAVAGIMVFISIDELLPAAKKYDEAHSSIYGMMAGMAVMAVSLVLIL; encoded by the coding sequence ATGGATGGGAGTATACTTTTTGCATTTGCGTTAACCCTATTTGCAGGCCTTGCTACTGGAATAGGAAGCTTGCTTGCCTTTTTTACAAAGCGGACGAATACCAAATTTTTATCAGTAGCACTTGGATTTTCAGCCGGTGTAATGATTTACGTATCGTTGGTGGAAATCTTCGTCAAAGCGAAAGTCGAGTTGGTACTGGAACTTGGAACGAAAAACGGTTATTGGATGACGCTTGTTGGATTTTTCGGGGGTATGCTGTTAATCGCACTTATTGATCATTTCATTCCAGCAATCGGAAATCCGCATGATGTGAAAAGCGTCGAGGAAGTAAATGAAGGACCGACGAATGACGAGTATGCGAAATTGAAGAAAATGGGCATGTTCACTGCGCTGGCGATTGCGATTCATAATTTCCCAGAAGGCATTGCAACGTTTACTTCAGCACTGCAAGATCCTACGCTCGGTATAGCCATTGCAATTGCCGTGGCCATTCACAATATACCTGAAGGAATTGCCGTCGCCATTCCAATTTATTATGCAACGGGGAATCGGAAGCAAGCGTTCAAACTTTCATTTCTTTCGGGATTGGCTGAACCGGTCGGCGCGGTTGTCGCTTATTTAATCCTCATGCCGTATTTAAATGGGGTCATGTTTGGCGTGATTTTTGCGGCTGTTGCAGGGATTATGGTTTTCATTTCCATTGATGAACTGTTGCCCGCTGCAAAAAAATACGACGAAGCCCATTCGTCAATCTATGGAATGATGGCAGGAATGGCGGTTATGGCGGTAAGTCTCGTACTTATTCTTTAA
- a CDS encoding siderophore ABC transporter substrate-binding protein, protein MKKLSLAVMMFALMAFLVACGTDNEKADKTTSSDGNTESEVIEVTHELDKKPVEVKKSPETVVVFDFGILDTLDELGIEVAGLPQATIPAYLSKFEDAKYKNLGSLKEPDFEAIHAMKPDVIFISGRQADLYKEFSEIAPTIFVGLDTAHYMDSFKENMDLVAKIFDKEDEMKTELAEIDEQIAAINDKTSNFDENALIVLGSEGKVSAYGPNSRFGLIHDVFGFKAADEKIEVSTHGQNVTFEYIVETNPDILFVVDRDAAIGTESSVKDSIENDLVKKTDAYKNGKIIYLNADYWYLSGGGLLSMKEMINEMEEAF, encoded by the coding sequence ATGAAAAAATTATCTTTAGCAGTTATGATGTTTGCGTTAATGGCTTTTCTTGTGGCATGTGGAACTGATAACGAAAAAGCAGATAAGACGACATCTTCGGATGGGAATACCGAAAGCGAAGTTATTGAAGTTACGCATGAACTTGATAAAAAGCCAGTTGAAGTGAAGAAAAGCCCCGAAACGGTCGTCGTGTTCGATTTTGGAATACTTGATACACTAGACGAACTTGGAATCGAAGTAGCAGGTCTTCCGCAAGCAACCATTCCTGCTTACCTGTCAAAATTTGAAGATGCAAAATACAAAAATCTTGGCAGCTTGAAAGAACCCGATTTTGAAGCTATTCACGCAATGAAACCAGATGTGATTTTCATCTCTGGACGTCAGGCTGATCTTTATAAAGAATTTAGTGAGATTGCACCGACTATTTTCGTTGGTTTAGATACGGCGCACTATATGGATTCATTTAAAGAGAATATGGACCTTGTCGCAAAAATCTTTGATAAAGAAGATGAAATGAAAACAGAGTTGGCTGAAATTGATGAGCAAATTGCTGCGATTAACGATAAAACTTCAAACTTCGATGAAAATGCATTGATTGTTCTTGGAAGCGAAGGAAAAGTAAGTGCGTATGGCCCTAATTCACGTTTCGGTTTAATCCATGATGTCTTCGGATTCAAGGCAGCTGATGAAAAAATCGAAGTATCTACGCACGGTCAAAACGTCACGTTTGAATATATTGTGGAAACAAACCCAGATATTCTTTTCGTGGTAGATCGTGATGCGGCAATCGGTACGGAATCAAGCGTAAAAGATTCGATTGAGAACGATCTTGTGAAGAAAACGGATGCTTATAAAAATGGCAAAATTATTTATTTAAACGCTGACTACTGGTACTTATCAGGCGGCGGTCTTCTTTCAATGAAAGAAATGATTAATGAAATGGAAGAAGCATTTTAA
- a CDS encoding ABC transporter ATP-binding protein, which produces MIQVRELTKFYGKKAVVENVSVNIHPGKITSFIGPNGAGKSTLLSMVSRLLDADTGEVLVDKKDVKKMKSNDFSKRVSILKQSNFMNVRLTIRELVSFGRYPYSRGRLNAEDIRIIDQALDYMDLMGMQDSYLEELSGGQRQRAFIAMVIAQDTDYILLDEPLNNLDMKHSVQIMKILRRLVDDLGKTVIIVLHDINFASVYSDRIVALKDGRVVKDGPTDDIINSDSLKEIYDMDIPIKQLSNCRICVYFNS; this is translated from the coding sequence ATGATTCAAGTCCGTGAGCTAACGAAGTTTTACGGGAAGAAAGCGGTCGTTGAAAACGTCAGTGTGAATATACATCCCGGAAAAATCACTTCATTTATCGGGCCGAATGGTGCTGGAAAGTCAACGCTCCTTTCGATGGTAAGCCGCCTTCTTGATGCGGACACAGGTGAGGTACTTGTCGATAAAAAAGACGTAAAAAAAATGAAATCGAATGATTTTTCAAAACGAGTTTCGATTTTAAAACAGTCGAACTTCATGAATGTCCGTTTGACAATTCGTGAACTCGTCTCTTTCGGCAGATATCCATATTCAAGAGGCCGTTTAAATGCAGAAGACATTCGTATTATTGATCAAGCCCTCGATTATATGGATTTAATGGGCATGCAAGATAGTTATTTGGAAGAACTCTCGGGTGGTCAGCGCCAACGCGCATTTATCGCAATGGTTATTGCGCAAGACACCGATTATATTTTATTGGATGAACCGCTGAATAACTTAGATATGAAGCACTCAGTTCAAATAATGAAAATATTGCGCAGACTTGTTGATGATCTCGGAAAAACAGTCATCATCGTCTTGCATGATATTAACTTTGCATCTGTGTACTCAGATCGAATCGTTGCACTGAAAGACGGCCGTGTCGTTAAAGACGGACCGACCGATGACATTATTAACTCGGATTCATTGAAAGAAATTTACGACATGGATATCCCGATTAAACAATTAAGCAACTGCCGTATTTGCGTGTATTTTAACTCTTAA
- a CDS encoding iron chelate uptake ABC transporter family permease subunit gives MRNSTKMIILSAFALFFCGLYLFQGLNGSFDYALPRRGIKVLAMVLTGVAIAYSTVIFQTITHNRILTPSIMGFDSLYLLLQTVGIFFLGSSHVTIVNKHVNFILSVSAMIVFALLLYQFLFKSGKRPIYFLLLVGIIVGTFFGSISTFLQVLIDPNEFLRVQDKMFASFNNVSGDLVWWALAIIVISMIIGWKSINDLDVLSLGRDTAINLGVSYDKVVKKTLIISSVLIAVSTALVGPITFFGLIVANLSYQFFKTYKHSVLIVGASIMSIFALVGGQWVVERVFTFSTTLSVIINFVGGIYFIYLLLKESRST, from the coding sequence ATGCGTAATTCAACAAAAATGATTATTCTTAGTGCATTCGCTTTATTCTTCTGTGGACTTTACTTATTTCAAGGATTAAATGGAAGTTTCGATTACGCATTGCCGCGCCGTGGAATTAAAGTGTTAGCAATGGTTTTAACAGGTGTTGCGATCGCCTATTCGACTGTCATCTTCCAAACAATTACACATAACCGAATTTTAACCCCGAGTATTATGGGATTCGATTCACTTTATTTACTCTTGCAGACTGTTGGAATCTTTTTCCTCGGTTCATCGCATGTGACGATTGTTAACAAACATGTGAATTTCATTTTATCCGTATCGGCAATGATTGTCTTTGCGCTACTGTTGTATCAGTTTTTATTTAAATCTGGGAAGAGACCCATCTATTTTCTGTTGCTCGTCGGAATTATTGTTGGGACATTCTTTGGAAGCATCTCAACATTTTTGCAAGTCCTGATTGATCCGAATGAGTTTTTAAGAGTCCAAGACAAAATGTTCGCGAGCTTTAACAATGTCAGCGGAGACCTTGTTTGGTGGGCGCTAGCCATTATTGTTATTTCAATGATCATTGGCTGGAAATCGATAAATGATCTTGACGTTTTGTCGCTCGGCCGGGACACTGCCATCAACTTGGGCGTATCCTACGACAAAGTTGTTAAAAAGACGCTTATCATCTCTTCGGTGTTAATCGCAGTTTCAACGGCGCTCGTTGGTCCAATCACTTTTTTCGGATTAATCGTCGCAAATTTATCTTATCAGTTCTTTAAAACATATAAGCATTCTGTTCTCATTGTCGGTGCATCCATTATGAGTATTTTCGCTCTCGTTGGTGGTCAATGGGTTGTGGAACGCGTGTTTACATTCTCCACGACGCTAAGTGTCATCATCAACTTCGTCGGCGGCATTTACTTCATCTACTTACTATTAAAGGAGAGTCGATCTACATGA
- a CDS encoding ABC transporter permease — protein sequence MKKRYLIIALIGLSFLSLFVGVSHITPMSLLDFKSEETEIFLISRMPRLVAIILAGAGMSISGLIMQQLSRNKFVSPTTAGTLDATKLGILVSMLLFANASTIEKMIVAFAFALAGTLLFMQILDRIKFKDAIFIPLVGLMFGSILSSVTTFLAYRANVIQNMSAWLQGDFSMIMKGRFELLYISIPVIIIAYLYANRFTVAGMGEDFSRNLGLAYRRVVNIGLILVALITTTVVLTVGMIPFLGLIIPNIISIFKGDHLQKTLPHTALLGAIFLLICDILGRVLIYPYEISISLMVGVIGSGIFLYLLFRRKSYA from the coding sequence ATGAAGAAACGTTATTTGATAATCGCATTAATAGGCCTTTCCTTCCTTTCGTTGTTTGTAGGAGTCAGCCATATTACCCCGATGAGTTTACTAGATTTCAAATCGGAAGAAACGGAAATATTTTTGATTAGCCGCATGCCAAGACTCGTTGCAATCATTCTAGCAGGTGCTGGTATGAGTATTTCGGGACTAATTATGCAACAGCTAAGCAGAAATAAATTTGTCTCGCCGACAACCGCTGGTACGCTCGATGCAACAAAGCTTGGAATTCTTGTTTCAATGCTTTTGTTCGCGAACGCATCAACAATTGAAAAGATGATCGTCGCATTTGCATTCGCGCTTGCCGGCACGCTCTTGTTTATGCAAATTCTTGATCGGATAAAGTTCAAGGACGCGATTTTCATACCACTAGTCGGACTTATGTTCGGGAGCATACTGTCATCTGTAACAACGTTTTTAGCCTATCGGGCAAACGTTATACAAAATATGTCAGCATGGTTGCAAGGCGATTTTTCGATGATTATGAAAGGACGTTTTGAACTTCTCTACATAAGTATCCCCGTTATTATAATTGCGTATCTGTACGCAAATCGATTTACGGTGGCTGGCATGGGAGAAGATTTCTCTAGAAACCTCGGTCTTGCCTATCGGCGAGTCGTAAATATCGGTCTTATACTTGTTGCGCTCATTACGACAACTGTTGTTTTAACAGTCGGGATGATTCCATTTCTAGGTTTAATTATCCCGAATATCATTTCAATCTTTAAAGGCGATCACTTGCAAAAGACTTTGCCGCATACTGCGCTGCTAGGCGCGATATTTCTTCTCATTTGCGATATTTTGGGTCGAGTGCTCATTTATCCTTATGAAATATCAATTAGTTTAATGGTAGGCGTCATTGGAAGCGGAATATTCCTCTACTTGCTGTTTAGGAGGAAATCGTATGCGTAA